Proteins from one Cicer arietinum cultivar CDC Frontier isolate Library 1 chromosome 3, Cicar.CDCFrontier_v2.0, whole genome shotgun sequence genomic window:
- the LOC101490461 gene encoding uncharacterized protein encodes MVEQTAEKSRRERRKESRLAKNASKYQSWLHHQKSESIKRNKNDSSELKSETKLDQSVSPTLNEKKVVKLKSLSRKQATAEECSSSEEEVYVPVARKVKKVSQKSSKKKRVEMGVSDVSMAAQQDLELERKLSKKLKVKEGKLRGVDDGMNLLLEGMLPGDDLFGDMEVDELPKRKSKKSSSSKKHKLSKEGMEAGSLYGVSEHAEVLNKDEALEEVPNSGASKKKNRKRKLPSQEQEDDMEDGSVSVVEPAESCGRDVKLGVVAAEVSEKKEKGKYIAPHLRARAGNEPEEHTQIRRRVRGLLNRISEANVESVTGELSLLFQSVARGVASQIMIEETLASCSGGPRGNQQYAAVFAAYVAGMACLVGIDFGAKFMASFAKCFEDEYHKKDNLSLRNIALLLSYLCIFGVCSSDLIYDFLVMLSKRLTEVDVSIILTVLQCCGMKIRVDDPATMKTFILNVQDTSNKLKASSGDDPEKNNSKRMDFMLETIYDIKNNKKKTEEVHPRIKKWLQKLRVEDISLRGLTWSKLLDPDKKGQWWLSGDVVSATDNIEEVANKIDKDVAETQRMLQLAAAQRMNTDSRRAIFCIIMSGEDYIDAFEKLLRLELPGKQDRDIMRVLVECCLQENVFNKYYTVLATKLCEHDKNHKFTLQFCLWDHFKELETMPLLRSMHLAKFVAEMAASFTLSLAALKTLDLSDLSMLTPRRIMHFRILFEAIFEYPDTLVWKIFTRIAGIPELESFRHGIEFFIKEYMVKTNKAVSQKFKLVKKSLDNLEGVLMQE; translated from the exons TGAAATCTTTGTCTCGGAAACAAGCAACAGCTGAAGAATGCTCCTCGTCAGAAGAGGAAGTTTATGTCCCCGTTGCAAGGAAAGTGAAAAAGGTTTCTCAAAAAAGTTCCAAGAAGAAGAGGGTTGAGATGGGTGTGTCGGATGTTTCAATGGCTGCACAACAGGATTTAGAATTGGAAAGAAAACTCTCCAAGAAGCTAAAGGTGAAAGAAGGAAAGTTGAGGGGAGTTGATGATGGGATGAATTTGTTACTCGAAGGTATGCTGCCTGGTGATGATTTATTTGGAGATATGGAGGTTGATGAGTTACCGAAAAGGAAGTCGAAAAAGAGCTCATCGAGTAAAAAGCACAAGTTGTCAAAGGAAGGGATGGAAGCAGGGTCATTATATGGTGTATCGGAACATGCGGAAGTTCTTAATAAAGATGAAGCATTAGAAGAAGTTCCCAATAGTGGAGCATCCAAGAAGAAGAATAGGAAAAGAAAATTGCCAAGTCAAGAGCAGGAAGATGATATGGAGGATGGTTCTGTTTCTGTAGTCGAACCTGCGGAATCCTGTGGAAGGGATGTGAAATTGGGGGTTGTTGCTGCTGAAGTTTCagagaagaaagagaaaggaaaataTATAGCGCCTCACTTGAGAGCTCGTGCTGGCAATGAACCTGAGGAGCATACTCAAATTCGAAGACGTGTACGAG GTCTTCTTAACAGGATTTCCGAAGCAAATGTTGAGTCGGTTACTGGAGAATTGTCCTTGCTCTTTCAG TCTGTTGCTCGTGGTGTTGCTTCACAGATTATGATTGAGGAGACTTTAGCGTCATGTTCTGGAGGCCCCCGTGGCAATCAACA ATATGCTGCCGTCTTTGCGGCATATGTTGCAGGGATGGCCTGTTTGGTTGGTATTGATTTCGGTGCGAAGTTTATGGCTTCCTTTGCTAAATGCTTTGAG GATGAGTACCATAAAAAAGACAATCTCTCCTTGCGGAATATTGCTCTTCTCTTATCCTATTTATGCATATTTGGAGTCTGTTCTAG TGATTTAATATATGACTTTCTAGTCATGCTGAGCAAGCGTTTAACTGAGGTGGATGTCTCTATTATTTTGACAGTGTTACAAT GTTGTGGGATGAAAATAAGGGTTGATGATCCAGCTACCATGAAAACTTTCATTCTTAATGTTCAGGATACCTCAAATAAGTTGAAGGCTTCCTCTGGAGATGACCCTGAAAAGAATAACAGTAAAAGA ATGGATTTCATGCTTGAAACCATATATGACATCAAGAACAACAAGAAGAAGACAGAAGAGGTTCACCCTAGAATTAAAAAGTGGCTACAGAAG TTAAGAGTTGAGGATATTTCGCTTAGAGGGCTTACATGGAGTAAATTACTTGATCCTGACAAGAAGGGCCAATGGTGGTTGTCTGGAGATGTGGTATCTGCAACAGATAATATTGAAGAAGTTGCTAACAAAATAGACAAAGATGTTGCTGAAACTCAACGAATGCTGCAGCTTGCTGCTGCTCAAAGGATGAACACAGATTCCAGAAGGGCAATCTTTTGTATTATAATGTCTGGGGAGGACTATATTGATGCATTTGAAAAGCTTCTGAGATTGGAATTACCTGGCAAGCAG GACAGAGATATAATGCGGGTTCTTGTTGAGTGTTGCTTGCAAGAGAATGTTTTTAACAAGTACTATACAGTTCTGGCTACCAAGTTGTGCGAGCATGACAAAAATCACAAGTTCACTCTACAG TTTTGTCTATGGGACCACTTTAAGGAGCTGGAGACTATGCCTCTTTTGAGGTCAATGCACCTGGCAAAGTTTGTAGCTGAAATGGCTGCCTCTTTCACTCTCTCCCTAGCAGCTTTGAAGACTCTGGATCTGAGTGATCTCAGCATGCTAACTCCAAGAAGGATTATGCATTTCCGGATTCTGTTTGAGGCCATTTTCGAATACCCTGATACCTTAGTGTGGAAGATATTCACACGTATAGCGGGGATCCCTGAACTTGAAAGTTTTAGACATGGCATTGAGTTTTTCATTAAGGAGTACATGGTGAAAACAAATAAAGCTGTATCTCAAAAATTTAAGTTGGTAAAAAAATCCCTTGATAATTTAGAAGGAGTCCTGATGCAAGAGTAG
- the LOC101490782 gene encoding 5-methyltetrahydropteroyltriglutamate--homocysteine methyltransferase-like (The RefSeq protein has 2 substitutions compared to this genomic sequence), producing MGSHIVGYPRMGPKRELKFALESFWDGKSSAEDLKKVSADLRASIWKQMSDAGIKYIPSNTFSYYDQVLDATATLGAVPPRYGWTGGEVGFDTYFSMARGNATIPAMEMTKWFDTNYHFIVPELGPDVNFTYASHKAVEEYKEAKALGVDTVPVLIGPVSYLLLSKPAKGVDKSFSLLSLLPKVLAVYKEVIADLKAAGALFIQFDEPTLVLDLESHKLQAFTDAYAALAPSFSGLHVLVETYFADVPAEAYKTLTSLSGVAAYGFDLVRGPKTLELIKAGFPSDKWIFAGVVDGRNIWANDLAASISTLETLASIVGKERIVVSTSCSLLHTAVDLVNETKLDDEIKSWLAFAAQKIVEVNALANAFSGNKDEAFFSANAAAQASRKSSPRVNNEAVQKAASALKGSDHRRATNVSARLDAQQKKLNLPILPTTTIGSFPQTVELRRVRREFKAKKISEEEYIKAIKEEIRKVVELQEELDIDVLVHGEPERNDMVEYFGEQSSGFAFTANGWVQSYGSRCVKPPIIYGDVSRPKPMTVFWSSLAQSFTKRPTKGMLTGPVTILNWSFVRVDQPRSETCYQIALAIKDEVEDLEKGGIGVIQIDEAALREGLPLRKSEHAHYLDWAVHSFRITNVGVQDSTQIHTHMCYSNFNDIIHSIIDMDADVITIENSRSDEKLLSVFREGVKYGAGIGPGVYDIHSPRIPPTEEIADRINKMLAVLEKNILWVNPDCGLKTRKYTEVRPALENMVAAAKQIRNELAK from the exons ATGGGATCTCATATTGTTGGATACCCTCGTATGGGTCCCAAGAGAGAGTTGAAGTTTGCTTTGGAATCATTTTGGGATGGTAAGAGCAGCGCCGAGGATTTGAAGAAGGTGTCTGCTGATCTAAGGGCATCAATCTGGAAACAGATGAGTGATGCTGGGATCAAGTATATCCCAAGCAACACCTTCTCTTACTATGATCAGGTGCTTGATGCTACAGCCACCCTCGGCGCTGTTCCCCCAAGGTATGGTTGGACCGGCGGTGAGGTTGGGTTTGACACTTACTTCTCGATGGCCAGAGGTAATGCTACCATCCCTGCTATGGAGATGACCAAGTGGTTCGACACCAACTA CCACTTTATTGTCCCTGAATTGGGTCCTGATGTGAACTTCACATATGCTTCTCACAAGGCTGTTGAAGAATACAAGGAGGCCAAGGCG CTTGGAGTAGACACTGTTCCTGTCCTCATTGGACCAGTATCATACTTGTTGCTCTCAAAACCCGCCAAGGGAGTTGACAAATCCTTTTCTCTCCTCTCTCTGCTTCCCAAAGTCCTTGCTGTCTACAA GGAGGTTATTGCTGATCTCAAGGCAGCTGGTGCTCTATTTATCCAATTTGATGAACCCACCCTTGTCTTGGATCTTGAATCTCACAAGTTGCAAGCATTTACTGATGCATACGCAGCACTCGCACCTTCTTTCTCTGGTCTGCATGTCCTTGTTGAGACCTACTTTGCTGATGTCCCTGCTGAGGCATACAAGACCCTCACATCTTTGAGTGGTGTTGCCGCATATGGATTTGATTTAGTCCGTGGACCTAAGACTCTTGAATTGATCAAGGCTGGATTTCCCAGTGACAAATGGATCTTTGCTGGAGTGGTTGATGGAAGGAACATTTGGGCAAATGATCTTGCTGCTTCCATCAGTACATTAGAGACTCTTGCCAGCATTGTGGGCAAAG AGAGAATTGTTGTGTCCACCTCCTGCTCACTTCTTCACACTGCTGTGGATCTTGTCAACGAGACCAAGTTGGATGATGAAATTAAGTCATGGCTAGCTTTTGCTgcccaaaaaattgttgaagtaAATGCATTGGCTAATGCATTCTCTGGCAACAAGGATGAG GCCTTCTTCTCTGCTAATGCTGCAGCTCAGGCTTCAAGAAAGTCCTCCCCAAGAGTGAACAACGAGGCTGTTCAGAAGGCT GCTTCTGCATTGAAGGGTTCTGATCATCGCCGTGCTACTAATGTCAGTGCGAGGTTGGATGCTCAACAAAAGAAGCTTAATCTTCCAATCCTCCCAACCACCACTATTGGATCATTCCCTCAGACTGTAGAACTGAGGAGAGTGCGCCGTGAATTCAAGGCTAAGAA GATCTCTGAGGAAGAGTACATTAAGGCAATTAAGGAGGAAATCCGCAAAGTTGTTGAACTTCAGGAAGAGCTTGATATTGATGTCCTAGTACACGGAGAGCCCGAG AGGAACGACATGGTTGAGTACTTTGGCGAGCAGTTGTCAGGATTTGCCTTTACTGCTAATGGGTGGGTGCAATCCTATGGATCTCGTTGCGTCAAGCCCCCAATCATCTACGGTGATGTGAGCCGCCCAAAGCCAATGACTGTCTTCTGGTCATCTCTTGCTCAGAGCTTTACCAAGCGTCCAATGAAGGGAATGCTTACTGGCCCTGTCACCATTCTCAACTGGTCCTTCGTTAGAGTTGACCAGCCTAG ATCCGAAACCTGCTATCAAATTGCTTTGGCTATCAAGGATGAAGTAGAAGACCTTGAGAAGGGTGGTATTGGTGTTATCCAAATTGATGAGGCTGCCTTGAGAGAGGGGCTACCACTAAGGAAGTCAGAGCATGCTCACTACTTGGACTGGGCTGTTCACTCCTTCAGAATCACCAATGTTGGTGTTCAGGATTCCACTCAG ATCCACACTCACATGTGCTACTCTAACTTCAACGACATCATTCATTCCATCATTGACATGGATGCTGATGTTATCACCATTGAGAACTCCCGTTCTGATGAAAAGCTTCTGTCAGTCTTCCGTGAAGGAGTGAAGTATGGTGCTGGAATTGGCCCTGGTGTGTACGACATCCACTCCCCAAGAATACCACCTACTGAAGAAATTGCCGACAGGATCAACAAGATGCTTGCAGTGCTTGAGAAGAACATTTTGTGGGTTAACCCCGACTGTGGGCTAAAAACCCGCAAGTACACAGAGGTCAGGCCTGCACTCGAAAACATGGTTGCAGCAGCCAAACAAATCCGCAACGAGCTTGCCAAGTGA
- the LOC101491644 gene encoding drought-responsive protein, which produces MAGIINKIGETLHIGGDKKEGEHKGESHVEQQHGYGGEHKGEQHGVYGGEHKGEQHGLFGHGGEHKGEQHGVFGGEHKGEQHGVYGGEHKGEQHGLFGHGGEHKPEQHHGEQKEGFLEKIKDKVHGEGGEGENIKKKKDKKKRGEHGGEHGHDSSSSDSD; this is translated from the coding sequence ATGGCAGGAATCATTAACAAAATTGGTGAGACCCTTCATATAGGAGGGGATAAGAAAGAAGGTGAACACAAAGGAGAGAGCCATGTTGAACAACAACATGGGTATGGTGGAGAGCACAAAGGAGAGCAACATGGTGTGTATGGAGGAGAGCACAAAGGAGAGCAACATGGTTTGTTTGGTCATGGAGGTGAGCACAAAGGAGAGCAACATGGTGTGTTTGGAGGAGAGCACAAAGGAGAGCAGCATGGTGTGTATGGTGGAGAGCACAAAGGAGAGCAACATGGTCTGTTTGGTCATGGAGGAGAACACAAGCCAGAACAACATCATGGAGAACAAAAGGAAGGATTTTTAGAGAAGATCAAGGACAAGGTCCATGGTGAAGGTGGAGAGGGTGAAAATATCAAAAAGAAGAAGGATAAGAAGAAACGTGGTGAACATGGTGGTGAACATGGCCATGACAGCAGCAGCAGTGATAGTGATTAG